The DNA sequence gtcttaggcgtctcagtacagacatggcaatttattgacCTGGCCACATCTCCAGTCCTCATGCCTAAAGCACactcacacagatgagcagggaccctgggcatctttcttttggtgtttttcagagtccatAGACAGGCCTCATTatagtgtcctaggttttcataactgtggccTTCAttgttcttttatttttttaattttacctttatttaacctttatttaaccttttatttaactaggcaagtccgttaggaacaatttcttattttcaataacccactgttcctaggccgtcaacttgcctgttcaggggcagaacgacagatttgtaccttgtcagctcgggggtttgaacttacaaccttccggttactagaccaacgctctaaccactaggctaccctgccgccccaatgtttatgggtcattgaagaagcatgggaaatagtgtttaaaccctttacaatgaagatctgtgaagttaattcgtaaaaatccaaatatcgttgaaagacagggtcctgaaaaaggatgtttctttttttgccgagttaTATATAATTCATTTCAACGtcaaaaatggatgtaccaatctCAGATTGGgtctttaaatatttttttgtttgcaCACTGCTTTCTGACCCTTGACATcaaaatatttatatttgtgtttattGTACAGGAAAACTGAAAGATGGTTTTGCTATTTGTGTTCTGCAGCTTTCTTCAGAGAGACCCTCATCAGCCCCTCATAACCATGACAAAGAAGAATTTGATGAAGATATTTCTTGGTTTGACTCTGTTCACCATGGGATGTATCATTTTTATTACTCAGAAATGGTCTGTAGAGCAATTGTTTAGGAGGAAGGACTGGGAAATGGACACCTGCTTTGCAAATTTGAGCACTGACCCCTTCATCCCGATCCAAGGGTCCAAAACATTTGTGCTGAATGCTTTCTTTGAGCACCGGACCCATAACATGAGCCTTCGTCTCATCTCCATCGTGTGGCGACCAGAAAAGACCATCCATCACTGCTTACTATGCTGCCAAGACCGTCTGTTCACCTCTTTGGCCAAGCGTACTATCCACAATTCCCACTTCGGGTTCCCTTACGGCACGGGGGACTTCCTGTGTGACATCCCGGAGGACTGTGAGCCCACACACGCTGGCTTGGTGTCTGAGGACTTTGATCCTGAGCACGTCACCTTTGTTCCAATCTTGAACAGGGTACCAAGGGAGTCCAGCTTTCCTGTCAACTTCACTGTGTGCCTCTCTACCATGTTCGGGGGGTACAACAACGTGCTGCAGTTTGTGCAGGCCATGGAGATGTATCGCCTGCTGGGGGCCCAGAGGGTGGTGGTCTATAAGACCAACTGCAGCTGTGACATGGAGGAGGTACTGCATTACTATAAAGACAAAGTTGGTCTGGTGGAAGTAGTTCCCTGGCCAATTGACACCCACATCAAGGTGTCCTCCAGCTGGCTTGCCACCAAGTCGCCCGGTGACCTGCACTACTATGGCCAGATCCCTGCGCTCAACGACTGTCTGTACAGGAACATGTACCAGACTAAGTATCTCCTCCTCCATGACCCTGATGAGATCATCCTCCCCGTGGACAACAACACCTGGGGGGAgctcctgagcactctggagatcAAATACGGCAACAAGGCCAACTTCTACTTTGAAAACAATGTTTTCCCAATCGAGAAGACTGACGAAAGCAGCAGATTCAACTTGTCAGAGTGGGCCACCATTCCTGGCATTAACTTCCTTCTGCATGTCCTGCGAGAACCCATTCTCAAATCCCACTACAAAACGGGGAAGCTGATCATCAACCCCAGGACTGTGTTTGAGATCTCAGTGCATGGCGTGAAGAGGCAGAACAGCCGGACAGTAGATGTGTCTTCCCATCTCGGCAGGCTATATCATATCCGCCGGCGGAAGAACGCCAAGCTGAAAAGCAGAGACTTTGTCAGGGATGAGGGACTGTTGAGGTTCGCCCCACAAATGATCAGAAAGGTAGCACACTCCCTCAGCAAAATGAACCTGCCCTCCCAGAAACAGTAAACGCTCTCGTCTAGTGTCTCTACATCTAATCATGGTTTCTTTTCAGTTCTTCATTTAGGTGTTTAAAGCTGATTCATTGCATGATATTTGATTGCTAAATAGCCCAAACCTCACTGTGCAACGTGAATGGCAGCAATTAGACTTTTCTTAAGATATCCCATTCACCATAGACCAAAGTACCGTCATTGGTTGTGCCTCTTATCAGGAAATAAATATAATGCTGTTGTGAGAAAAGGAAAATTGTCTAATCCAGTCATGAATCTGCACAATAAAGATTTACAGACGCCACCTTCGTCAGAGGTGCTGAATTATTTGATGTTGTTGAATGGAAAATGTTCAGACACCTGCTGTGACTTACCTTACTCAACATTTTTCAAGTGATGCTTAGTCTGACTTGATGATAAACTCGTATGTACTGCAAAAAATGAAATCCTAGGAAGTAAATAAATCTTGCATTAAGGCAATAAATCAACCCCCCAATAAGATATTGTAAGTCATTTTATCAAGCACTGTAATTGTGTTAGATTATTCAGCTTGTTTTAAGAAAATTGGTCTTGAGTTGTCTAATTTAGATATTAGATCTAATTCTAGGTACTTTATGTGAAACTAGCACAGCTAGGCAATCAACAAGTTATCATGTAATGCCATCAATTTTGATGATATTTAAATCAGGATTGTTTCTCTTGTTTTTTAAGAACCAGACCCAAGGAAATCCCTCACTTTTGCTTGCAGATATTGCATATTCTTCACCTCTGACATTGGTCCCAACTCCCGCTCATTGGAAAAAAATAGGGTATTGTGACCCGTCTAGCATTCTGACAACATTCAAACATTTGATTATGTTTTATCAAAAGACTTTCATACATTTCTGAAATTCAG is a window from the Oncorhynchus tshawytscha isolate Ot180627B linkage group LG14, Otsh_v2.0, whole genome shotgun sequence genome containing:
- the LOC112266765 gene encoding uncharacterized protein LOC112266765, producing MTKKNLMKIFLGLTLFTMGCIIFITQKWSVEQLFRRKDWEMDTCFANLSTDPFIPIQGSKTFVLNAFFEHRTHNMSLRLISIVWRPEKTIHHCLLCCQDRLFTSLAKRTIHNSHFGFPYGTGDFLCDIPEDCEPTHAGLVSEDFDPEHVTFVPILNRVPRESSFPVNFTVCLSTMFGGYNNVLQFVQAMEMYRLLGAQRVVVYKTNCSCDMEEVLHYYKDKVGLVEVVPWPIDTHIKVSSSWLATKSPGDLHYYGQIPALNDCLYRNMYQTKYLLLHDPDEIILPVDNNTWGELLSTLEIKYGNKANFYFENNVFPIEKTDESSRFNLSEWATIPGINFLLHVLREPILKSHYKTGKLIINPRTVFEISVHGVKRQNSRTVDVSSHLGRLYHIRRRKNAKLKSRDFVRDEGLLRFAPQMIRKVAHSLSKMNLPSQKQ